One uncultured Campylobacter sp. DNA window includes the following coding sequences:
- a CDS encoding helix-turn-helix transcriptional regulator, giving the protein MLETSDIFNILHNAVEAKNNGKKISHAAMAQRLGVSMRTYQDWRLGTTKPQAATAICQMLCELDSDDAAFVLHKIKKLIGE; this is encoded by the coding sequence ATGTTAGAAACGAGCGATATATTCAACATTTTGCACAATGCCGTCGAAGCCAAAAATAACGGCAAAAAGATCTCGCACGCCGCGATGGCGCAGAGGTTAGGCGTGTCGATGCGGACGTATCAGGACTGGCGCTTGGGCACGACCAAGCCGCAAGCTGCGACTGCGATATGCCAGATGTTGTGCGAGCTCGATAGCGACGACGCTGCGTTTGTGCTGCATAAGATAAAAAAACTTATAGGAGAGTAG